The region tgccCAACCCACTGAGGTCTCCAGTAGAATACCAGAtcgctttatttatttatgtgtttgtttgtttatttatttattgcgatACCACGCGGAATAGGTCATTCTGGCCCTTCGAggcacaccgcccagcaacccttgatttggtggcatccgttagtctcgcgagaccatggatctgcgcctggaaagtcttgcttcagtctgtgttagagcagcatctgttgtggctgtagaggcccacacgggagtgacagtctcggctgcagcgactgcacttgaagacactgtcctccagtgttgccttggtgctgtttttccgacgagtgtccttttcttcagcagcaagcctcagcttctcctctcctcttttcagacctctgcgtagttccagcctccagtgagagcgatcgcttgcgatgtcctcccacctctcgacgttcatgttcagtgacttcatgtctctcttgcagacatctttgaaacgaagatggggccgcccttgtgctctcttgccggaggccagttccccgtacagcaggtctttcgggatcatcctgtctgacatgcggtgtacgtggcccagccagcggagtcGGCGTTGGTGGAGCAGGgagaagaggctgggtatctgggcgcgggccaggacctcattgttggtgactcggtcaaccCACTTgttgtccaggatgcgtctcaggctgcgaaggtggaaggcgttgagacgccactcttgtctgtagtagaggctccaggtctcgctgccgtaaagcagtgtgctgaggacacaggccctgtagactgcaaccttagtgtgcgtcgtcagctttctcttctcccagactctctttgtcagcctggcgaatgttgaggctgctcatcCGATCTGTCtattgatctcggggtctagggagaggctgtccgtgatggtggagccaaggtatgtaaactcgtgaactacctccagctcgtagatGTTGATGGTAACGGCCGGGGGTGCTCAATGCCTTGGCCCAACccgttggttttcttcaggctgatggtcaagctgaagtcctggcaggctcttgagaagctgtccatgaggtgttgcagttgctcttcagagtgtgttgccagtgctgcACCGTccgcaaacaacatgtccctgatgagtatttcacgaaccttggtttttgccctcagccgggacagactgaacagcctcccgtccgatTTGGTGTGGAGGTAGACGCCATTAGTTGACGTTCCAAACCCTTGaattaaccctggcctaatcccaggacaatttacaatggccaattaacctgccaaccaaaaacacaaaatactctgcagatgctggggtcaaatcaacaggcacaacacgctggagaaggggtctcggcccgaaatgttgactgttcctttccacggatgctgccacgacctgctgagttcctaacctgccaaccgatacgtctttggactgtgggaggaaactggagcacccggaggaaacccacgtgcccGTGGGAAGTAATGTACAGAGGACGCCGGAATTGGACTCTGGAACTCTGACGctcccctgagctgtaatagtgtcacactaactgcctCGTTACGCTGGCACGGGAATACGTGGGGACACTTGTGGGCAGCCCCCCCGCCCCCCTCGGCACACCCTtgagtgtgctggttgttaatgcacgCTTCAACGTTGTCGTGATAAACAAATTTGAAGCTTGAGAATTGAATTCGCTTTGGCTGGTTGTTCAGTCAGCTCAACCTCCTTCTCTCTTGTTTCTTTCAGATTGGCTTCGCGATGAACTCCGCAGTAAGTCCAGGCATGAACGTGAATGAGTCAGCCAGTCCCGACCTCCCCTGCAACCAGATCTCGTGTGGAATTCAGTTTGAGGAATACAGCATTGCGTTGGCGGTAATGTACAGCATCACCTTCATTGTGAGCGTGACCATGAACTGTCTGACTCTGTGGCCAATCATCTTACAAGTCAAGCAGAGGAACACCCTTGGAATTTACCTTTTAAGCCTCGCCATTTCTGATCTCCTCTATGCTTTGACCATACCTCTCTGGGTCATCTACTACTATAATGGTCACCAGTGGAAGTTTGGATGGATTACCTGCCATCTCTCAGGATTCATCTTCTACTCCAATGTCTACATCAGCATCCTGCTTCTTTGTTGCATCTCCATAGACCGCTACCTCACCATTGTCTATCCGATGCAATCGAAGAAATTCCGCCGGCCCGGCATGGCTATAAAGGTCAGCCTCCTCATATTCCTGTCCGTCTTTGCTTTGCATCTCTTCGTCATCTTCGGGACAGTCCTCGACAAAGGGCCCGACATGGCCAACCTGACATGCTTTGAGCACATCCCGCTCATCAAGCTGGTGGCGGTCACGAACTACGGCCGGTTTTTCGTTGGGTTCCTGCTCCCGTTTCTGCTTATGATATTCTGTTACCAGCGGATCTTCAGGGAAATCAGGAAGAGCTCGACTCTTCAGAAAGAGAAAAAGGCCAAAGTAAAACAGCTCTCGATATCGGTCATCGTCATTTTCCTCGTGTGCTTTGGCCCCTATCATCTCATTCTCCTGTTTAGGTCAATTAACTTCTCTCTGATGGATTGCATTTGTCACTTTGAACGGCAGGTTCTTCTCTACTTTAGCATTTCCTTGGCCATCTCCAGCTTCAACAGTGCGTTGGACCCAATCCTTTATGTACTGGTCAGTAAAAACGCCACAAAGGACCTGAAGAAGTCTTTTGCCACTATTGGACATCGAAATTTCAGAAAGAAATCCTCAAACACTTCTCCAACTTTGATCAGCAGGGTTACGTTTTGACCTGACCATGACCACAGTGGTGGCGCGATGGGTAGAGACACTGTCTCACAGCTTCGGGGGCCCAAGGTCAAAACGACCTCCAGCACTCTGCGTGTGAAACTTCCACACTTGCCCAGTGACCGCGTGGGCTTCCTCCGatatcccaaagacatgtgggttgaagggggttggggggggggggttaaaaacCACTGTAAATTATAGTGATGCTGGAGTCAATACTTTGAGTGGGTGAGTTGTAGAATGGAAAGGGGGCTTTTaatgaacgtagaacatagaatattacagcacagtacagacacttcggcccataatgttttGCTGACTGTTTAACCTACTCgaagttcaatctaacccttctctcctacatagtcctccatattGGTGGGAAAGAGGGGAAAATAGTTTGACAGACACTAGTACGTTGACATGGGTTTGGTAAGCCAGAGGACCTGTTTCCATAGGTTTGGTaggccagaaggcctgtttccatggagTTGATACACCAGAGGGCTTGTTAGCATGGGCTTTGGTAGTCCAGAGGGCTTGTTGGCATAGGTTTGGTAGGACAGAGGGCCTGCTTTCATGGATTtgttaggccaaagggcctgtttccatgggtTTTgtaggccagagggcctgtttccatgggcTAGGTACAccagagggcctgtttctttaGGCTTTGTGGGCAAGAGGGCCTGTTGGCATGAGTTTGCTGGGCAAGAGGGCCTGTTGGCATGAGTTTGCTGGGCAAGAGGGCCTGTTGGCATGGGTTTGGTGGGCAAGAGGGCCTGTTGGCATGGGTTTGGTGGGCAAGAGGGCCTGTTGGCATGGGTTTGGTGGGCAAGAGGGCCTGTTGGCATGAGTTTGGTGGGCAAGAGGGCCTGTTGGCATGGGTTTGGTGGGCAAGAGGGCCTGTTGGCATGGGTTTGGTGGGCCAGTGTGTGACAGAATGGTGAGGAATCCGGaagcttgtattacacagagacATTGATCAGGAGGATTTCACTTGGTTGAAGGCTCTTATCCACAACAGGAGCCAAGGTGTGGACAGATAGGAAGGAAGTTACTACTGGACATAGTGCAGATTACAGCTGGGAAttaagggcagcatggtagtgtggtGGTCAGCAcggcgctttacagtaccagtgacctgggttcaattcccaccgctgtctgtatgcagtttgtatgttctccatgcAACCGCGTAGCCTTCCTCTAGGTGATCcgtttccctcccacagtccaagggttagctggtcattgtaaattatcctgtgattaggctagggttaaactggggattGCTGGACGGCGTGGCTCGGAGTGCCGGAGGGGCATATCTCAATcagtcaatcaatcaataaatcaataaataaataagacagCTGATTGGGTCCATGGATGGGGAAGGTTTAGAAGGTCGTAGTTCAAACGGCAGCCAATGGAACAGGAACGGGTATTGGACGACCTGATGAAGAGGGATAAGCTGCACTGAGGGCCTGTTTCCCAGGCTCTTTGTCTCTATGACGTACACACACGCATACGTACACGGgggcacacactcacacgcatatAAATATATGTCTGCACACACGTGTAGTCCACCAAAGTGTACACACATTCACACATATACAGATACAGACAtccctacataaaaccataagatacaggagcagaattaggccgtctggcccatcgagtcggctccgccatttcatcatggctgatccattttccctctcagccccactctcctgccttctccccatatcgcttcatgccctgaccaatcaagaatctatcaacctctgccttaaatatacataaagacttggcctgcaAAGCTGGctgcggcaaagaattccacagattcaccacgctcttgctaaagaaattcctccccatctccgttctaaaaggacgcccctctattctgaggctgtgtcctctggtcttagactctcccaccataggaaacatcctctccacatccactcaatcaaggcctttcaccgttcaataggtttcaatgaggtcacccctcattcttctgacttccagtgaatacaggcccagagccatcaaaccctctTCATGTGATATACATGTACATAGATGCACACACAAGACGTCGTGCACACATAAactcacacaaacatacacatacAGCAGATTTGCACATGCACATTTACACTACAcacacatagatagatagatagatagatatactttattaatctcgagggaaatttggtttcgttacagccgcaccaaccaagaatagagcgtgaatatagcaatacaaaaccccccaacaatcaaacagcaAAATGCAAACATTTGCAGGTATACAGGGCAAGCACATACATGTGAACATACAGCACAAACATACACATCCTCACACATACTTACAGATGAACACATAGCTTTCAGCCATGAATGTTTGCAGTCAAGGCAGGCTGCTAGGTTGACAAATGATATTCAGAATCgcaatcaggtttaacatcactggaacatgtcatgaaatgtgttcagCTTTGGAGTTTCCCTTGTCTCTACCCACCATGCACTGGGAGGGCAGAGAATTTCACTGTcttacacacaaaacgctggaggtactcagcaggtcaggcagcgtctatagagaGGAAAGAACGTCTTGTGTGTACATGTATGGGTGTTTACGTGCACGTGCAagtgtgtgcatgagtgtgttTGCACGGAGGGGATTAAATTGATGGAGGTGCATATTtaattcccctccgtagatgctgcccgaccagttgagtttctccagcattttgcatatgttgccctcgatttccagcacctgcaggatctCTTGAGTTTAAGATTTAATCTGCCAGGATAATGAGGCAGTATTTTGAGTCCCTGATCCACGCTTCGAAGACAAGGGCCCCACCCTGGAGCAActcgcaaagtgctggaggaggaactcagcatctataaAAGGAAATGAGCAGTCAACATTTTCCAAAACgctgactgcccatttccctccacagaggctgcctgacccactgagttcctccggcaggtTGTGCCTGTTGCTCCGGATTCCAGGCTCCGCAAACTCCGATGTCTCTCTTCACTGGATCCGCCTtggaaactgctggaggagccgATATTGTCTTGAAGAGGAATACACGCAGACAAAACCAAGAACTATGACTGACATGGCGCACACATAAATCAGACCTCAAAACTGTTGAATTAAAGATTTCTTGAAAAAGTTCTGAGCTGTTTCTTTCCGTACGCTGCATTGACTTCCTCTGCTGGCTATTGAAAGCTAGTAACTAGTTATGTGAACGGAGCACTTTGTTCTGTAGTTGTAATGAAGCAAAAGCTATTCTCATTTTTCCAGCAGGAAttttggagatggagagagagagagagagagagagagagagagatgtatatTTCATATGTTTATAGCCGAGGTCCTGGGATACCCAGCTGTGACTTAAGGCTGCTGCTCATTCTCAAAATATTCAGCTCTCTCTGCTGTAGTCAGGCAAAATCTCTACAACTGATATGAGTTTAGGGTCCATTAAAGAAAATACCGATTGTACCCTGCATTGTATATGTAAGAGTGCATTTAATAGTTTTACCAAATCAGACCAAACTCTTTTCAGACATATACCTGGAAAACGCTGCTCAGTAAATTATGCAGCTATTGGAACTAGTTTTAGGTTTACAGATCAACGTTTGCATTGGTAACTTGGAATCATTTGAAATATAATgaattttaaaatgtttctttttattttttgaaGAATTATTTTACTACATTTCAAGCCTCTACTTAAATTGC is a window of Mobula birostris isolate sMobBir1 chromosome 10, sMobBir1.hap1, whole genome shotgun sequence DNA encoding:
- the LOC140203769 gene encoding G-protein coupled receptor 4-like, coding for MNSAVSPGMNVNESASPDLPCNQISCGIQFEEYSIALAVMYSITFIVSVTMNCLTLWPIILQVKQRNTLGIYLLSLAISDLLYALTIPLWVIYYYNGHQWKFGWITCHLSGFIFYSNVYISILLLCCISIDRYLTIVYPMQSKKFRRPGMAIKVSLLIFLSVFALHLFVIFGTVLDKGPDMANLTCFEHIPLIKLVAVTNYGRFFVGFLLPFLLMIFCYQRIFREIRKSSTLQKEKKAKVKQLSISVIVIFLVCFGPYHLILLFRSINFSLMDCICHFERQVLLYFSISLAISSFNSALDPILYVLVSKNATKDLKKSFATIGHRNFRKKSSNTSPTLISRVTF